The proteins below come from a single Parageobacillus thermoglucosidasius genomic window:
- the zapA gene encoding cell division protein ZapA → MAEQQKTRVTVDIYGQQYTIVGTESSSHIRLVASIVDDKMREISEKNPTLDISKLAVLTAINIVHDYIKLKEEYDRLLQKLSKEKDE, encoded by the coding sequence TTGGCGGAGCAACAAAAAACGCGGGTGACAGTCGATATATACGGACAGCAATATACGATCGTTGGCACGGAAAGCTCAAGTCATATCCGCTTAGTGGCATCGATCGTCGATGATAAAATGCGGGAAATTAGCGAGAAAAACCCGACATTGGACATTAGCAAACTAGCGGTGCTGACAGCGATCAACATCGTTCACGATTATATAAAATTAAAAGAAGAATATGATCGGCTTTTGCAAAAACTAAGCAAAGAAAAGGATGAGTAA
- a CDS encoding MMPL family transporter, protein MRKIIKGKWFILLAWLVAAVVLMVTAPNMADLVREKGQLSVPKGYSSSLAIDILNEMQKKENKENELSTALVFYRKGGLTDNDWKEAQRAIRQLEAQKDKLGITEIISPFTEKELKDQLVSKDGTTILTSVKLERNGRSAKAISKALYKAIDDISVEHYYTGGWLVDEDVVVSSQEGLKKTEGITVVFILVVLLIVFRSFVAPLIPLVTVGMTYLVSQSLVAFLVDQVNFPLSTFTQIFLVAVLFGIGTDYCILLLSRFKEELSQHESIADAIIATYRTAGKTVLFSGIAVMIGFAAIGLSTFKLYQSAAAVAVGVAVLLVALMTLVPFFMATLGPKLFWPAKGNLEHKQSRLWDAAGRFAFARPLIALGIVAVITVPVLATYDGDLSFDSLEEIGDDYASVKAFNIIAKSFNPGEAMPTQIVMKNDEALNSQEYFALIEKISREVEKVDGVDKVRSVTRPTGEPIEQLLVTEQAKSLKNGLGQGKEGIEKISSGLNQASGQLSASAPKLKQATNGIGQLVSGTEQLKAGVGDLQKGLAQIEQGIRSGSLGAGEIKKGLATIRDNAKKLQQGAEQLLQGYEKAGSGLASLADQYERLQSGMNALSQQLSAVSTSLNHIEQTHPELRQDTEYQQTKMVAAGLAKQSQQMAAGFAQLNTALKQVSAGVRQANDSFAQLIGGQKALIDGMAKLIAGLDELQKGMDKAANGQRQVIERLPQLANGLSEVNTGQKQLLQGFSQLDGQMNQLITGLDQSAAGLREVSKGLGTAQSYLSELSASPNEEMTGWYLPKQVLESKEFAKAQDAFMSQDKKIVTFDVIFDENPYSTSALNKIDDIKQAVARAVKDTKLENAKVAVGGVTSIYSDLHAISSADYSRTVVLMLAGITLILMILLRSLIMPMYLILSLILTYYTSMAVTELVFVNGLGYAGLNWAVSFFAFVILIALGIDYSIFLMDRFNEYRDMPVQEAMLISMRNMGTVIISAAVILGGTFAAMYPSGVLSLLQIATIILTGLILYALVVLPLFVPVMVKTFDKANWWPFIK, encoded by the coding sequence GTGAGAAAAATCATTAAAGGGAAATGGTTTATATTGTTGGCGTGGCTTGTCGCTGCTGTCGTTCTTATGGTGACGGCGCCGAACATGGCTGACCTTGTCCGCGAGAAAGGGCAGCTTAGCGTGCCAAAAGGATACTCCTCATCCCTTGCGATTGATATTTTAAACGAGATGCAAAAGAAGGAGAATAAAGAAAACGAGCTGTCCACCGCGCTTGTGTTTTACCGCAAAGGCGGATTGACGGACAATGATTGGAAGGAAGCGCAGCGCGCCATTAGGCAACTGGAAGCGCAAAAAGACAAACTTGGAATTACCGAGATAATTTCTCCGTTTACAGAGAAGGAATTGAAAGATCAGCTTGTTTCAAAAGACGGCACGACGATTTTAACGTCGGTGAAACTGGAGCGGAACGGACGAAGCGCAAAGGCAATAAGCAAAGCGCTTTACAAAGCGATTGATGATATTTCGGTCGAGCATTATTACACGGGAGGCTGGCTGGTTGACGAAGACGTCGTCGTCAGTTCGCAAGAAGGGCTGAAAAAGACGGAAGGCATTACCGTTGTGTTTATTTTAGTGGTGCTGCTTATCGTGTTCCGTTCGTTTGTCGCGCCGCTCATTCCGCTTGTGACGGTCGGGATGACGTATTTAGTATCACAATCGCTTGTCGCGTTTCTTGTTGATCAAGTGAATTTTCCGCTGTCTACGTTTACGCAAATCTTTTTAGTTGCCGTGCTGTTTGGGATTGGGACGGACTATTGCATTTTGTTGTTAAGCCGGTTTAAGGAAGAGCTTTCACAACATGAAAGTATTGCGGATGCGATTATCGCCACATACCGCACCGCGGGAAAAACGGTGTTGTTCAGCGGAATCGCCGTGATGATCGGATTTGCGGCGATTGGATTATCGACATTTAAGCTGTATCAGTCGGCTGCCGCGGTCGCCGTCGGCGTGGCGGTGCTGCTTGTTGCGCTGATGACGTTAGTGCCGTTTTTCATGGCGACACTCGGCCCGAAATTATTTTGGCCGGCGAAAGGGAATTTAGAGCATAAACAAAGCCGCTTGTGGGATGCCGCTGGCCGTTTTGCGTTTGCAAGACCGCTTATCGCGTTAGGAATTGTTGCGGTCATCACCGTTCCGGTATTAGCAACGTACGATGGCGATTTATCGTTTGATTCGCTTGAAGAGATTGGGGATGATTACGCATCTGTTAAGGCGTTTAACATCATCGCCAAAAGCTTTAATCCTGGCGAAGCGATGCCGACGCAAATCGTCATGAAAAATGATGAAGCGCTGAACTCGCAAGAATATTTCGCATTAATCGAAAAAATCAGCCGCGAAGTCGAGAAAGTCGATGGCGTGGACAAAGTGCGTTCCGTCACGCGCCCGACGGGGGAGCCAATTGAACAATTGCTTGTTACGGAACAAGCGAAAAGTTTAAAAAACGGCCTTGGACAAGGGAAAGAAGGCATCGAGAAAATCAGCTCAGGATTAAATCAAGCGAGCGGGCAGCTTTCCGCTTCCGCGCCAAAATTAAAACAAGCGACAAACGGTATTGGCCAGCTTGTTTCAGGAACGGAGCAGCTGAAAGCAGGTGTCGGTGACTTGCAAAAAGGGCTTGCGCAAATTGAACAAGGCATTCGCAGCGGATCGCTGGGAGCTGGCGAAATCAAAAAAGGATTGGCAACCATCCGAGACAATGCGAAAAAATTGCAACAAGGCGCTGAACAATTGCTGCAAGGATATGAAAAGGCAGGAAGCGGCCTCGCTTCGCTTGCCGACCAGTATGAACGGCTGCAAAGTGGCATGAATGCCTTGTCACAACAATTGTCAGCGGTGAGCACATCATTGAACCATATCGAACAAACGCATCCAGAGTTGCGGCAGGATACGGAATATCAGCAAACAAAAATGGTTGCAGCAGGATTGGCGAAACAATCCCAGCAGATGGCTGCCGGTTTTGCACAATTAAATACCGCACTGAAACAGGTAAGCGCTGGGGTGCGTCAAGCGAACGACTCGTTTGCGCAGCTCATCGGCGGCCAAAAAGCGTTAATTGACGGAATGGCCAAACTGATCGCAGGGCTTGATGAGCTGCAAAAGGGGATGGATAAAGCGGCAAACGGGCAGCGCCAAGTCATTGAGCGCCTGCCGCAATTGGCGAATGGTTTAAGCGAAGTGAACACCGGGCAAAAACAGTTGCTGCAAGGATTTTCGCAATTAGACGGGCAAATGAATCAATTAATTACAGGGCTTGATCAGAGCGCTGCTGGCCTTCGCGAAGTGTCGAAAGGTCTCGGTACCGCACAAAGCTATTTATCCGAGCTCTCGGCCTCGCCAAACGAAGAAATGACAGGCTGGTATTTGCCAAAACAAGTGCTTGAAAGCAAGGAATTTGCCAAAGCGCAAGATGCGTTTATGTCGCAAGATAAAAAAATCGTCACATTTGACGTGATTTTTGATGAAAATCCGTATTCGACGTCAGCATTGAATAAAATAGATGATATTAAACAAGCGGTCGCGCGCGCGGTCAAAGACACAAAGCTGGAAAACGCAAAAGTTGCCGTTGGCGGAGTGACAAGCATTTATTCTGATTTGCATGCGATTTCGTCTGCTGACTATTCCCGCACTGTTGTGCTGATGCTTGCCGGCATTACGCTTATTTTGATGATTTTGCTCCGTTCATTGATTATGCCGATGTATTTAATTTTATCGCTCATTTTAACGTACTACACATCGATGGCCGTCACAGAGCTTGTTTTCGTCAACGGGCTTGGTTATGCCGGTTTGAACTGGGCGGTATCGTTTTTCGCATTTGTCATCTTAATCGCGCTTGGCATCGACTATAGCATTTTCTTGATGGACCGTTTCAACGAATACCGCGACATGCCGGTACAGGAGGCAATGCTTATCTCGATGCGCAACATGGGAACGGTCATTATCTCAGCGGCTGTCATTTTAGGCGGAACGTTTGCGGCAATGTACCCGTCCGGCGTCCTATCGCTTTTGCAGATCGCAACGATCATCCTTACTGGGTTAATTTTATACGCGCTTGTTGTGCTGCCGCTGTTTGTCCCTGTGATGGTCAAAACGTTCGATAAAGCAAACTGGTGGCCGTTTATAAAGTAA
- a CDS encoding endonuclease MutS2, whose product MHTRVLHILEFDKVKEQLLEHVSSSLGKEKVEKLLPSSRLAEVVNWQEETDEAAAALRLRGHVPLGGIVDIRASLKRAKIGGTLSPHELLDIASTISASRQLKQFIESLHEEKEEFPHLAGYAEKLVALPEVQQAIERCIDDHGEVLDHASERLRSIRQQLRTTEARVREKLESIIRSPSAQKMLSDAIITIRNDRYVIPVKQEYRGAYGGIVHDQSASGATLFIEPQAVVELNNQLQEARVKEKREIERILTELTGIVAGHAEALLENVGILAQLDFIFAKAKYANKLKATKPALNDRGYIRLLQARHPLIDQEAVVPNDIELGKDYTTIVITGPNTGGKTVTLKTIGLLTLMAQAGLFIPALDGSELAVFRSIYADIGDEQSIEQSLSTFSSHMVNIVEILRDVDHESLVLFDELGAGTDPQEGAALAIAILDEVHGRGARTVATTHYPELKAYGYNRDGVINASVEFDTETLRPTYKLLIGIPGRSNAFEISKRLGLDERIIERAKLHISAESNNVENMIASLEQSKKRAEEELKRAEEARMEAEQLRRDWEQKWEELHEKREEIIEEAKRKAADIVRSSQQKAERIIHELRRMQQEKQAEIKEHELIEAKKRLQEAMPTLEKKKKERKKQATHSFQPGDEVKVISLNQKGYLVEKVSDDEWQVQLGILKMKINERDLEYIGSAPKTETKPLATVKGKDYHVGLELDLRGERYEDALARLEKYIDDALLAGYPRVSIIHGKGTGALRKGVQEFLKTHRAVKSFHFGGANEGGTGVTIVELK is encoded by the coding sequence GTGCATACAAGAGTGCTTCACATACTGGAATTTGATAAAGTCAAAGAACAATTGTTAGAACATGTGTCTTCGTCGTTAGGAAAAGAAAAAGTGGAAAAGCTGCTTCCTTCTTCGCGTTTGGCGGAGGTTGTTAACTGGCAAGAAGAAACCGATGAAGCGGCAGCTGCGTTGCGTTTGCGCGGGCATGTTCCGCTTGGCGGCATTGTGGACATCCGCGCAAGCCTCAAACGGGCGAAAATCGGCGGAACGCTTAGTCCGCATGAGCTTTTAGATATTGCCAGCACCATTTCCGCAAGCCGGCAGTTAAAGCAGTTTATTGAATCACTGCACGAAGAAAAAGAGGAGTTTCCGCACTTGGCAGGCTATGCGGAAAAACTTGTCGCGCTTCCGGAAGTGCAGCAAGCGATTGAGCGCTGCATTGACGACCATGGCGAAGTGCTCGATCATGCGAGCGAACGGCTGCGTTCCATCCGCCAGCAGCTGCGAACGACGGAGGCGCGGGTGCGTGAAAAATTGGAGAGCATCATTCGTTCGCCATCAGCGCAAAAGATGTTATCCGATGCGATTATTACGATTCGCAACGACCGCTACGTCATTCCAGTAAAACAAGAGTACCGCGGCGCTTACGGCGGCATCGTCCATGACCAATCGGCTTCGGGGGCGACATTGTTTATTGAACCACAAGCGGTGGTGGAACTAAACAACCAGCTCCAAGAAGCGCGTGTCAAGGAAAAGCGGGAAATCGAGCGGATTTTAACCGAATTGACCGGCATTGTCGCCGGACACGCCGAAGCGCTTCTTGAAAATGTTGGCATATTAGCGCAACTTGACTTTATTTTCGCCAAGGCGAAATATGCCAATAAGCTGAAAGCGACAAAGCCTGCCTTGAACGACCGCGGCTATATCCGGTTATTGCAGGCGCGCCATCCGCTCATTGATCAAGAGGCCGTCGTCCCGAATGACATTGAGCTTGGCAAAGACTACACAACAATCGTAATCACCGGCCCGAACACCGGCGGAAAAACAGTCACATTAAAAACGATCGGATTGTTAACGTTGATGGCGCAAGCCGGTTTATTTATTCCGGCGCTGGATGGTTCGGAACTGGCTGTGTTCCGTTCCATCTATGCCGATATTGGGGATGAACAATCGATTGAACAAAGTTTAAGCACCTTTTCTTCCCATATGGTCAATATTGTCGAGATTTTGCGCGATGTTGATCATGAAAGCCTCGTTTTATTCGACGAATTGGGTGCGGGAACCGATCCGCAGGAAGGAGCGGCATTGGCGATCGCCATTTTGGACGAAGTGCATGGCCGCGGAGCGCGGACGGTGGCGACCACCCATTATCCGGAATTGAAAGCGTACGGGTACAACCGCGACGGCGTCATTAATGCAAGCGTCGAATTTGACACCGAAACGTTGCGCCCAACGTATAAGTTATTGATCGGCATCCCCGGGCGGAGCAATGCTTTTGAAATATCGAAGCGCCTCGGACTGGATGAGCGCATTATCGAACGGGCGAAATTGCATATTAGCGCAGAAAGCAACAATGTGGAAAATATGATCGCTTCGCTGGAACAAAGCAAAAAGCGGGCAGAGGAAGAACTGAAAAGAGCGGAAGAAGCGCGCATGGAGGCAGAACAGCTGCGCCGCGACTGGGAGCAAAAATGGGAAGAGCTTCATGAAAAACGCGAGGAAATCATAGAAGAAGCGAAACGGAAAGCAGCCGATATCGTTCGTTCCTCCCAGCAAAAGGCGGAGCGGATTATCCATGAGCTCCGCCGAATGCAACAAGAAAAACAGGCGGAAATTAAAGAACATGAGCTGATCGAAGCGAAAAAACGCCTCCAAGAAGCGATGCCAACATTGGAGAAAAAGAAAAAAGAACGGAAAAAACAGGCGACTCATTCATTTCAGCCTGGCGATGAGGTAAAAGTGATCAGTTTAAATCAAAAAGGATACCTTGTTGAAAAGGTTTCTGATGATGAATGGCAAGTGCAGCTCGGCATTTTAAAAATGAAAATCAACGAACGGGATTTAGAATATATCGGCAGCGCGCCGAAAACGGAGACAAAGCCGCTTGCCACAGTTAAAGGGAAAGACTATCATGTCGGATTGGAGCTTGACTTGCGCGGAGAACGGTACGAAGATGCGCTCGCCCGTTTGGAGAAATATATCGATGATGCGCTT
- a CDS encoding CvpA family protein, with product MVDLLLLFILFMGFMIGLKRGFILQFIHMAGFVIAFVVAYYHYEKLVPALRLWIPYPTFGDSETAKLLFESTHLDDAYYRAIAFAILFFAAKIVLQIIGSMLDFVAQLPILRSINRWAGGALGFVEVYLIVFLILYVGALIPIESIQTKIQHSFMAMAIVKHTPFLSDMLKQMWIHYMG from the coding sequence ATGGTCGATCTTCTTTTGCTTTTTATCCTTTTCATGGGATTTATGATTGGCTTGAAACGCGGCTTTATTTTGCAATTTATTCATATGGCAGGTTTTGTGATTGCGTTTGTCGTTGCGTATTATCATTATGAAAAATTAGTGCCGGCACTCCGGTTATGGATTCCGTATCCGACGTTTGGCGATTCAGAAACGGCGAAATTGTTGTTTGAAAGCACCCATTTGGATGACGCGTATTATCGAGCGATCGCATTTGCGATTTTATTTTTTGCGGCGAAAATCGTGCTGCAAATTATCGGATCGATGCTTGATTTTGTGGCACAGTTGCCAATTCTTCGCAGCATTAACCGCTGGGCTGGCGGAGCGTTAGGATTTGTCGAAGTGTACTTAATCGTGTTTTTGATTTTATACGTTGGCGCGCTTATTCCGATTGAAAGCATCCAAACGAAGATTCAGCATTCTTTTATGGCAATGGCCATTGTGAAACATACTCCATTCTTGTCGGATATGTTGAAACAAATGTGGATTCATTATATGGGGTAG
- a CDS encoding MarR family winged helix-turn-helix transcriptional regulator, which translates to MRYGNIDDLVERYLSVFFIVMRKATALVQCELDEDMTNDQYYLLRDIKKKGKCTSTELASVFGVSKSAITAMTNRLVEKGLLQRTRDPNDRRVVYLTLTEHGDEWITKAEDKVHKLVESLIAKFSEEEIEAFIQTYEKFARILQEMEGAP; encoded by the coding sequence TTGCGGTATGGAAACATTGATGATTTAGTTGAGCGGTATTTGTCTGTTTTCTTTATCGTGATGAGAAAAGCAACGGCACTTGTCCAATGCGAGCTTGACGAAGATATGACAAACGACCAATATTACTTGCTCCGTGACATAAAAAAGAAAGGGAAATGCACATCTACAGAGCTTGCGTCCGTATTTGGCGTAAGCAAAAGCGCAATTACAGCGATGACGAACCGCCTTGTCGAAAAAGGGTTGCTTCAGCGCACGCGCGATCCAAATGACCGCAGGGTTGTTTATTTGACGCTGACAGAACATGGAGATGAATGGATCACGAAAGCAGAAGACAAAGTTCATAAACTGGTCGAATCGCTCATCGCTAAATTTTCCGAAGAGGAAATTGAAGCGTTTATTCAAACGTATGAAAAGTTTGCCCGCATTTTGCAGGAGATGGAGGGAGCACCGTGA
- the rnhC gene encoding ribonuclease HIII, whose translation MANHVIAASAALLEQMRNHYASDITEHLPAGALFVAKRPGCTITAYRSGKVLFQGKAAEQEAAKWLEPSEQKKAAAPQPRLSAASAIGSDEVGTGDYFGPVVVAAAYVAKEQIETIVAMGVKDSKQLTDEAIRRIAPALMNHIAHQTVILANQKYNDWQRSGMPQTKIKALLHNKAIAMLMERLSPIKPEAIIIDQFIERDLYFRYLEGETNIVRDRVYCYPKAETVHIAVAAASIIARYVFLQEMERLSQKVGMTLPKGAGAQVDQTAAKLMQMHGPAILELCGKLHFANTKKAVQIAKQQ comes from the coding sequence ATGGCGAATCACGTTATCGCGGCATCAGCAGCGCTGCTTGAACAGATGCGGAATCATTACGCTTCTGATATAACAGAACACCTTCCTGCGGGCGCTTTGTTCGTTGCTAAGCGGCCGGGCTGCACGATTACCGCTTACCGTTCAGGGAAAGTATTGTTTCAAGGAAAAGCAGCGGAACAAGAAGCCGCGAAATGGCTGGAACCATCGGAACAAAAGAAAGCAGCAGCCCCGCAACCCCGTTTGTCTGCCGCATCAGCAATCGGTTCCGACGAAGTCGGAACGGGAGATTATTTCGGGCCGGTTGTCGTTGCCGCCGCATATGTCGCCAAAGAGCAAATCGAGACGATCGTGGCAATGGGAGTAAAAGATTCAAAGCAATTAACCGATGAAGCGATCCGCCGGATCGCCCCCGCACTGATGAACCATATCGCGCACCAAACGGTTATTCTCGCAAACCAAAAGTACAACGACTGGCAAAGAAGCGGCATGCCGCAAACAAAAATAAAAGCGCTGTTGCATAATAAAGCCATTGCCATGCTGATGGAACGACTTTCTCCTATCAAGCCGGAAGCTATCATTATTGACCAATTTATTGAACGGGACTTATATTTTCGTTACCTCGAAGGTGAAACAAACATCGTCCGCGATCGTGTGTATTGTTATCCGAAAGCAGAAACGGTTCATATTGCGGTGGCTGCCGCTTCCATCATTGCCCGCTACGTATTTTTGCAGGAAATGGAGCGGCTGAGCCAAAAAGTCGGCATGACATTGCCAAAAGGAGCAGGGGCACAAGTCGATCAAACCGCCGCTAAGCTTATGCAAATGCACGGGCCGGCAATTCTTGAATTGTGCGGGAAGCTTCATTTTGCCAATACGAAAAAAGCGGTGCAAATTGCCAAACAACAATGA
- a CDS encoding Uma2 family endonuclease, translating into MKREPSKPYSYQDYLQWEGRWELIDGVAYHMGPSPTWEHQFAIVELSFILRSYFQNKHCYVAIAPFDVRFSSDDDYEHAPHVVQPDISVICHKHQLTKNGCLGAPTLVIEVLSPSTALKDRNEKFKLYEKFAVQEYWIVDPVYQTIEVFGREDSFFKKREVFGKGQRLTSFVFPDLTVEASSIFFQTE; encoded by the coding sequence ATGAAGCGAGAACCATCCAAGCCGTATTCGTATCAAGACTACCTTCAGTGGGAAGGACGTTGGGAACTTATTGACGGCGTTGCGTATCATATGGGTCCATCTCCGACATGGGAGCATCAATTCGCCATAGTTGAGCTGTCGTTTATATTGCGTTCCTATTTTCAAAATAAACATTGCTATGTAGCGATTGCTCCGTTTGATGTTCGATTTTCAAGCGATGACGATTACGAACATGCACCCCATGTCGTTCAGCCTGACATCTCTGTTATTTGCCATAAACACCAGTTAACAAAAAATGGCTGTTTAGGCGCTCCAACACTAGTTATCGAGGTACTTTCCCCGTCAACCGCCTTAAAAGACAGAAACGAGAAATTCAAGCTATATGAAAAATTTGCCGTCCAAGAATACTGGATTGTTGATCCGGTTTATCAAACAATCGAAGTATTTGGGCGCGAAGACAGTTTTTTTAAAAAAAGAGAGGTGTTCGGCAAAGGTCAACGGTTAACGTCGTTCGTTTTTCCTGACTTAACCGTTGAAGCAAGCTCTATATTTTTCCAAACAGAATAG
- the polX gene encoding DNA polymerase/3'-5' exonuclease PolX gives MKGNKKDVIRLLETIALYMEIKGENPFKIAAFRKAASALEADERSISEIEDFTAIAGIGKGTSSVIQEFLETGASSVLEQLKQEIPDSLLVLLQLPGLGGKKIAKLYQELGVVDIATLKEACLSQKVRQLPGFGKKTEEKLLAAIEEIGSRPERLPLAFVLPIAEEIERQLEKMEGIARFSRAGSLRRMKETVKDLDFIIATNEPRLVREQLLKLANVSGVIANGDTKVSLQLRYEYDIAVDFRLVAPEQFATTLHHFTGSKEHNVRMRQLAKERGEKISEYGVENVDTGEVKTFADEQAFFAYFHLPFIPPELREDGTEVDRYRDSYPLLRLSDIQGDLHMHSAWSDGACSIEEMAEACRKKGYRYMAITDHSQYLKVANGLTVERLRRQREEIERLNAKYDDFTILAGVEMDILPDGTLDYDDDVLEELDFVIAAIHSSFSQPRDVIMKRLTAALRNRHVDLIAHPTGRLIGKRDGYDVDIDMLIELARETNTALELNANPHRLDLSYSYLKKAQDAGVKIAINTDAHHLDMLDHMRIGVIIARKGWIRKETVINTWSLEELRSFLRRKR, from the coding sequence ATGAAAGGAAATAAAAAAGATGTCATTCGTCTGCTGGAGACGATTGCGTTATACATGGAAATAAAAGGAGAAAATCCGTTTAAAATCGCGGCGTTCCGCAAAGCGGCGAGCGCGTTGGAAGCAGATGAGCGTAGCATTTCGGAAATAGAAGACTTCACCGCGATTGCAGGCATAGGAAAAGGCACGTCAAGCGTTATTCAAGAATTTTTGGAAACGGGCGCATCAAGCGTGCTGGAACAATTGAAACAGGAAATTCCGGACAGTTTGCTTGTGCTGCTGCAGCTTCCCGGACTTGGCGGCAAGAAAATCGCCAAATTGTATCAAGAGCTGGGGGTTGTCGATATTGCTACATTGAAAGAAGCTTGCCTTTCCCAAAAAGTGCGGCAGCTTCCTGGGTTCGGCAAGAAAACGGAAGAAAAGCTCTTAGCTGCGATTGAAGAAATCGGATCCCGCCCGGAACGGCTTCCGTTAGCTTTTGTGCTGCCAATTGCCGAAGAAATAGAACGCCAGCTCGAAAAGATGGAAGGAATCGCTCGTTTTTCCCGCGCTGGCAGCTTGCGGCGCATGAAAGAAACCGTGAAAGATTTGGATTTCATCATCGCGACGAACGAGCCGCGGCTTGTGCGGGAACAGTTATTGAAACTGGCAAATGTCTCTGGCGTCATCGCCAACGGCGATACGAAAGTGTCTTTGCAGCTTCGTTATGAGTATGACATTGCCGTTGATTTTCGTTTAGTGGCACCAGAGCAGTTTGCCACGACACTTCATCATTTTACGGGATCGAAAGAGCATAATGTGCGCATGCGGCAGCTGGCAAAAGAGCGCGGCGAAAAAATAAGCGAGTACGGAGTAGAAAATGTGGATACGGGGGAAGTTAAAACGTTTGCGGATGAACAAGCGTTTTTTGCCTATTTTCACTTGCCATTTATCCCGCCAGAACTAAGGGAGGATGGAACGGAAGTCGACCGCTATCGTGACAGCTATCCGCTTCTTCGCCTTTCCGACATTCAAGGAGATTTGCATATGCATTCAGCTTGGAGCGACGGGGCGTGCTCGATTGAAGAGATGGCAGAAGCGTGCCGGAAGAAAGGCTACCGTTATATGGCGATCACCGATCATTCTCAATATTTGAAAGTGGCGAACGGCTTAACGGTGGAGCGGCTTCGCAGGCAGCGCGAAGAAATTGAACGGCTAAATGCGAAGTATGATGATTTTACGATTTTGGCTGGCGTGGAAATGGATATTTTGCCAGACGGAACGCTTGATTATGATGATGATGTTCTCGAAGAGCTTGATTTTGTTATCGCTGCGATTCATTCAAGTTTTTCCCAGCCGCGCGATGTGATTATGAAGCGCCTCACTGCCGCGCTGCGCAACCGCCATGTTGATTTGATCGCCCATCCGACAGGGCGGCTGATCGGAAAACGGGACGGATATGACGTAGATATTGACATGCTTATTGAACTGGCGCGGGAAACGAATACGGCGCTTGAGTTAAACGCGAATCCGCACCGCCTTGATTTATCCTATTCTTATTTAAAGAAAGCGCAAGATGCCGGAGTCAAAATCGCGATTAATACCGATGCCCACCATCTGGATATGCTTGACCATATGAGAATAGGAGTCATAATAGCAAGAAAAGGCTGGATTCGCAAGGAAACGGTAATCAATACATGGTCTCTGGAAGAGTTGCGCAGCTTTTTGCGGCGCAAACGGTAA
- a CDS encoding type 1 glutamine amidotransferase domain-containing protein encodes MAKRVLMVVTNHTTITDDHKTGLWLEEFAVPYLVFKEKGYDVKVASIQGGEVPLDPRSIEKKDPAWAKAEEELKNTARLSKDDASGFDAIFLPGGHGTMFDFPDNETLQYVLQQFAEDGRIIGAVCHGPSGLVNVTYKDGTPLVKGKTVTAFTDEEEKEVQLDQYMPFLLESTLRLRGANFVRGEKWTDFSVRDGNLITGQNPQSSRSTAEKVVEALEEK; translated from the coding sequence ATGGCAAAACGTGTGCTAATGGTTGTCACCAATCATACAACGATCACCGATGACCATAAAACAGGGCTTTGGCTCGAAGAATTCGCCGTTCCATACCTTGTATTTAAAGAAAAAGGCTATGACGTGAAAGTGGCGAGCATCCAAGGCGGGGAAGTGCCGCTTGACCCGCGCAGCATCGAAAAAAAAGATCCGGCTTGGGCAAAAGCGGAAGAAGAGTTGAAAAACACCGCCCGCTTGAGCAAAGACGATGCGTCCGGTTTTGATGCGATTTTCCTTCCTGGCGGCCACGGGACGATGTTTGATTTTCCAGACAATGAAACATTGCAATATGTTTTGCAACAATTCGCTGAAGACGGAAGAATCATTGGCGCCGTTTGCCATGGGCCGTCCGGTCTTGTCAATGTGACATATAAAGACGGAACGCCGCTTGTCAAAGGAAAAACGGTAACCGCGTTTACGGACGAAGAAGAGAAAGAAGTGCAATTAGACCAATACATGCCGTTTTTACTTGAGTCGACATTGCGCTTAAGAGGCGCCAATTTTGTCCGCGGGGAAAAATGGACAGATTTCTCCGTGCGCGACGGCAATTTGATAACAGGACAAAACCCGCAGTCAAGCCGAAGCACGGCGGAAAAAGTAGTGGAAGCACTGGAAGAAAAATAA